A region from the Streptomyces tsukubensis genome encodes:
- a CDS encoding DUF4240 domain-containing protein encodes MDEKTFWALMDELSRRTGDRAERLSGLREELLRLPAEAVVEFQAHLEAACDAVTMETLLRAVMRIESGLCSDDGFDYFALWLVAQGRATYEAVLADPDALADIPEVRALAGRDVRVWRDDEWPEWEELDYVAKEAFDALAGEDEEAFYEALEALQEGRDTPEEDEAGVVEEPETPRLDALFPVRARA; translated from the coding sequence ATGGATGAGAAGACCTTCTGGGCGCTCATGGACGAACTGAGCCGCCGCACAGGTGACCGGGCCGAGCGTCTGAGCGGGCTGCGCGAGGAGCTGCTGCGGCTGCCCGCGGAGGCGGTGGTCGAGTTCCAGGCCCATCTGGAGGCCGCGTGCGATGCGGTCACCATGGAGACCCTGCTGCGAGCGGTCATGCGCATCGAAAGCGGCCTCTGTTCCGACGACGGCTTCGACTACTTCGCGCTCTGGCTGGTGGCGCAGGGCCGGGCCACGTACGAGGCGGTACTCGCCGATCCGGACGCGCTCGCGGACATACCCGAGGTGCGGGCCCTCGCGGGGCGTGATGTGCGGGTCTGGCGGGACGACGAGTGGCCGGAGTGGGAGGAGCTGGACTACGTGGCGAAGGAGGCTTTCGACGCGCTGGCGGGCGAGGACGAGGAGGCGTTCTACGAGGCGCTGGAGGCGCTCCAGGAGGGGCGGGACACGCCCGAGGAGGATGAGGCCGGGGTCGTCGAGGAGCCGGAGACACCGCGGCTGGACGCGCTCTTCCCGGTACGGGCGCGCGCCTAG
- a CDS encoding DUF1449 family protein, with protein sequence MDEFLRNVAAFPTLLFTSALVVVLGFWLLVLLGAVGHDGFDGDLDASALGLGGVPVTVSASLFIALGWFLSLTGSVLLAAALGPLVLVAALGGSWWLTRLLVRPLATLFPDEPGPSRHDFIGLTCTIRTGRVDAGFGQAEVTARDGSTAVVQVRQSAEDAYALSSGSSALLYAYDSAGEFFWVAPS encoded by the coding sequence ATGGACGAGTTCCTGCGAAACGTCGCCGCCTTCCCCACCCTCCTCTTCACCTCCGCCCTCGTCGTCGTGCTCGGTTTCTGGCTGCTCGTCCTGCTGGGCGCCGTCGGCCACGACGGCTTCGACGGCGATCTCGACGCCTCCGCCCTCGGGCTCGGCGGCGTCCCCGTGACCGTCTCGGCCTCCCTCTTCATCGCCCTGGGCTGGTTTCTGAGCCTGACCGGATCCGTCCTGCTCGCCGCGGCGCTCGGGCCCCTCGTCCTGGTGGCCGCCCTGGGCGGTTCCTGGTGGCTCACCCGCCTGCTCGTCCGCCCGCTGGCCACCCTCTTCCCCGACGAACCCGGGCCGTCCCGCCACGACTTCATCGGGCTGACCTGCACCATCCGTACGGGACGGGTGGACGCGGGCTTCGGCCAGGCCGAGGTCACCGCGCGGGACGGCTCCACCGCCGTCGTCCAGGTCCGCCAGTCCGCCGAGGACGCGTACGCGCTCTCGTCCGGCAGCTCCGCGCTGCTGTACGCGTACGACTCCGCCGGCGAGTTCTTCTGGGTCGCCCCCTCCTGA
- a CDS encoding cold-shock protein produces the protein MAERQNGTVKWFNDEKGYGFITPESGSDLFVHFRAIEGNGFKSLKEGQTVTFEAVQGQKGLQADKVQVAG, from the coding sequence GTGGCCGAGCGCCAGAACGGCACTGTGAAGTGGTTCAACGATGAAAAGGGATACGGCTTCATCACGCCGGAATCCGGGTCCGACCTGTTCGTGCACTTCCGCGCGATCGAAGGCAACGGCTTCAAGTCCCTGAAGGAGGGCCAGACGGTCACCTTCGAGGCCGTGCAGGGCCAGAAGGGGCTGCAGGCGGACAAAGTCCAGGTGGCGGGCTAA
- a CDS encoding PucR family transcriptional regulator, which yields MPVAHHEGEEMLESGYIRILTDACATGRRLTRDERESLRAGGERAAEAGTGLRELVRGQLAAAESLRTGLPRQAADHLLSIVAEAVDVFAEGHERAQRLAVRRQEAARREFIDDLLYGRSDLGRLAERAERFGLLLSHAHAVAVAEGPEPYDDGYPVTRQVEASLLTRFGDRHLLLTTKDGRLICIAPGDQQDVLRYFAKQAYAATDGGRVAVGRAHPGPGGVVHSYEEALNALDLASRMDLDAPVLHAADLLVYPVLTRDRQAMADLVLSVLGPLRTARGGARPLLDTLTAYFDTGCVAAEAARRLSLSVRAMTYRLDRIHKLTAADPSDPVHRYTLQTAVIGARLLGWPEREL from the coding sequence ATGCCGGTGGCGCACCACGAGGGGGAAGAGATGCTGGAGAGCGGATACATCCGGATACTGACCGACGCCTGCGCGACGGGCCGCCGTCTCACCCGGGACGAGCGGGAGTCGCTGCGGGCGGGCGGTGAACGGGCGGCGGAGGCCGGTACGGGACTGCGGGAGCTGGTACGGGGGCAGCTGGCGGCGGCCGAGTCCCTGCGCACCGGGCTCCCGCGCCAGGCGGCGGACCACCTGCTCTCCATCGTCGCGGAGGCGGTGGACGTGTTCGCGGAGGGTCATGAGCGGGCCCAGCGGCTTGCCGTCCGCAGGCAGGAGGCGGCGCGCCGGGAGTTCATCGACGACCTGCTGTACGGGCGGAGCGACCTGGGCCGGCTGGCGGAGCGTGCCGAACGCTTCGGGCTGCTGCTGTCGCATGCGCATGCGGTCGCCGTGGCGGAGGGCCCGGAGCCGTACGACGACGGCTATCCGGTGACCCGCCAGGTGGAGGCGTCCCTGCTGACCCGCTTCGGCGACCGCCATCTCCTCCTCACCACGAAGGACGGGCGGCTGATCTGCATCGCCCCGGGGGACCAGCAGGACGTGCTCCGGTACTTCGCCAAGCAGGCTTACGCGGCGACGGACGGCGGCCGGGTCGCGGTCGGCCGCGCCCACCCGGGCCCGGGCGGGGTGGTCCACTCGTACGAGGAGGCCCTCAACGCACTGGACCTGGCGTCCCGCATGGACCTGGACGCGCCGGTGCTCCATGCGGCGGACCTGCTGGTCTACCCGGTCCTGACCCGCGACCGCCAGGCGATGGCGGACCTGGTCCTGTCGGTCCTGGGCCCCCTCCGCACGGCCCGCGGCGGCGCCCGCCCCCTCCTGGACACGCTGACGGCTTACTTCGACACGGGCTGCGTGGCGGCGGAGGCGGCGCGCCGGCTGTCGCTGAGCGTGCGGGCGATGACGTACCGCCTGGACCGCATCCACAAACTGACGGCAGCGGACCCGTCCGACCCGGTCCACCGCTACACGCTCCAGACGGCGGTCATCGGCGCGCGGCTGCTGGGCTGGCCGGAGCGGGAGCTGTAG
- a CDS encoding helix-turn-helix domain-containing protein yields MARTSVLARATKVEPHGAHHDELAEAGRMAPDDVEVILRGPGGAEVTLPTELVRLLIASAGELARGHTVMVLASEAQLSPGETAELLGLSRPFVVRLLDSGEIPSTHLPGSTHRVVRLADVLSFQQRRERRREGRRQIAELLDES; encoded by the coding sequence ATGGCTCGCACAAGCGTCCTCGCACGCGCCACGAAGGTCGAGCCGCACGGCGCGCACCACGACGAGCTGGCCGAAGCGGGCCGGATGGCTCCGGACGATGTCGAGGTGATCCTCAGAGGACCGGGCGGTGCGGAGGTCACGCTCCCCACCGAACTGGTCCGACTCCTCATCGCCTCGGCCGGCGAGCTGGCCCGAGGCCACACGGTCATGGTGCTCGCCTCGGAGGCTCAGCTGTCCCCCGGTGAGACGGCGGAGTTGCTGGGCCTGTCCCGCCCGTTCGTGGTCCGCCTCCTGGACAGTGGGGAGATCCCCTCGACCCATCTGCCGGGCAGTACCCACCGGGTTGTCCGCCTGGCTGATGTCCTTTCCTTCCAGCAGCGCCGCGAGCGTCGAAGAGAAGGCCGGCGTCAGATCGCGGAGTTGCTGGACGAGTCCTGA